One region of Cydia pomonella isolate Wapato2018A unplaced genomic scaffold, ilCydPomo1 PGA_scaffold_53, whole genome shotgun sequence genomic DNA includes:
- the LOC133534090 gene encoding uncharacterized protein LOC133534090, whose translation MSGYLGSISSFDPNTQDWQIFVSRLKQFLGLNAITDEGKKNAVLLTHLSDDAYRLLVNLAHPKDVETGKYEHLLGLLNGHFVPKRSTFTDKAKFYNAVKADGEKIEDWAARLRGLAVHCQFGTALEMMLRDRFVLGFNAGPERDRLCEQDVEKLTFAKALELAQQAACARQAKATPAVLKEEPVFRTSTTKSGSSGRGGHRGHGSRVRHGSRAADSADSSPRCNVCGLRNHAADRCRYRQYRCQKCNEKGHLKKVCTSSRVNNIATYRTVGGCPGVWRRQQ comes from the coding sequence ATGTCCGGTTATTTAGGCAGTATTTCTAGCTTTGATCCTAATACGCAGGACTGGCAAATATTTGTTAGTCGTTTGAAGCAGTTTTTAGGATTAAATGCGATTACGGACGAGGGGAAGAAAAATGCGGTTTTATTAACGCATCTTTCGGATGACGCATATCGGCTACTTGTAAACCTCGCGCACCCAAAGGATGTGGAAACAGGGAAGTACGAGCATCTGCTCGGATTACTCAATGGACACTTTGTACCAAAGAGGTCTACCTTCACGGATAAGGCGAAATTCTACAACGCGGTCAAGGCAGACGGCGAAAAGATCGAAGACTGGGCGGCTCGACTTCGTGGACTGGCAGTTCACTGTCAGTTCGGAACCGCTCTGGAAATGATGCTTCGCGATCGTTTTGTTCTGGGATTCAATGCGGGTCCAGAACGAGACCGACTCTGTGAGCAGGACGTGGAGAAATTAACGTTCGCTAAGGCGTTGGAGCTAGCTCAGCAGGCGGCTTGTGCTCGTCAGGCCAAGGCCACCCCTGCGGTGCTCAAGGAGGAACCAGTGTTCCGGACGAGCACGACGAAAAGCGGCAGCAGCGGCCGCGGAGGTCACAGAGGTCACGGGAGCCGCGTTAGGCACGGTAGCCGCGCGGCAGACAGCGCGGACTCATCTCCCCGTTGTAATGTTTGTGGTCTTCGTAATCACGCGGCGGATAGGTGTAGGTATAGACAGTACCGGTGTCAAAAGTGTAACGAAAAAGGCCATCTTAAGAAAGTGTGCACGTCCAGTCGTGTGAATAATATCGCTACCTATCGGACAGTCGGCGGATGCCCAGGAGTCTGGAGACGGCAGCAGTGA